Genomic segment of bacterium:
CCACTCCATGATGGTATTCACATTCACGATCGGCAGGGAATAGAGCCTGCGCAGGACGAGTACACCGCTTTCTGCAGATGTCTTGCCCAGTGTGCCGATCTTTGCCATATCTTCTTGTCGAATCTCGGATATGTGGCGAGCTGTCTCAATCGCCTGTCCGGCAATTTCGATAACGCCGTCCAGCACGAAATCCAGCCAGGCTTCGACCTCGCCTTCGCGATAGCCGTTCAACCGGTCATAATAGACCGACCGGTGCTTCTTGAAATATGATGACAAGAAGAGTACCGGTTTCTCCAGCAGTCCTTCAATCCACAACATGATCGTAATCAGCAGTCTGCCGGTTCGCCCGTTTCCGTCAAGAAATGGGTGAATCGTCTCAAACTGCGCATGTGCAATGCCGACCTTAAGCAGCGTTAACAGCTCGCCACGGTTGTGGATGAACTTTTCAAAGTCGACCAGAGCCTTGTACATTGCATCCGGTGGCGGCGGCACGAAGTGTGCGTTTGCCGGTGAAGTTCCGCCAATCCAGTTTTGCGTTCTTCTGAATTCGCCCGGATCGGAGAATTGCGTCGCTCTGGCGCCCGCAAGCAACTCGCGATGGAGCTCGCGAATAAAGCGCAGACTTAGGGGCAGTTTTTCGAGACGCTTGAGTCCATAGTTTAGCGCTTTGATGTAGTGCTGGATATCATCCACGTCGGCAGGATAGGATGCAGTCGTTTTGGCTTCTGCTTCAATGACATTGATCATCGTCGCCTGTGTGCCTTCGATCTGACTTGATGATGCGGCATCTTTGCGAATGTACATCGACAAGAAGAAATCTACGTCGGGTAGCTGTTGGGTAACGCCATCCAGCTTTCCGACAAGGCGCTGGGCGGTTGAGTGCTTCAGAAGCAGGCTTTGCGAAAAATCCCACTTGCTGGTTGGCGGAAAATCATTGGGAATGAATGCACTATAACCGCTGACTTGTTTCTTGGTCTCGCCGATTATCACTTTGTTCATAGCATTTCCGGTAACATCTTTTTATGAATGTAGCCAATTCATCGGTTTTCGTATACATCGCATCACGAATGCATACAATTCATAGTATTTTGTATACATCTATTCTGAAATGTATACAAAATGTCGGTTGTTGTTTACATTGTCAATAACATTTGTTACGGGAAAATCGTGATATCTACGGAAGTCATTGGCAATAAAGCAGATACAAATACAGCGCCGGGGCGGCGAAAACCAGCGAATCGAAGCGGTCCAGAATCCCGCCGTGGCCGGGAATCAGATTGGAAGAATCCTTAACTCCCATTTCGCGCTTGAAAACCGATTCGACCAAATCCCCCAACTGGCCAAAAAACGCAATCACCATCGCCGGTAGAATCAGGCCCACAAAGCCGACCTCTTTGAGGAGAATTACGCTGAAAATTCCCGCCGCCAAGACTGCGCCGAGGAATCCGCCGAAGAATCCTTGTACCGTCTTATTCGGACTGATGGCAGGGGAGAGCTTGTTGCGACCGCGCTTGACGCCAACATAGTAGGCGGCGGTGTCAATTATCCAGATCGCTGCAAACAAGAAAGTCACCCATCCGGCGGCAAGTTCCGGCGCGACGACATTGCCGTTGCGCAGAAGGATCAGGCAACCCAATCCGAGCGACAGGTAGGTCACGCCGAAGAACCCCATGCTGATAGAGCGGCTGACATCGCCGAGGCTGCGGGTGAATGTGTAGGGAAGTGTCGTCACGAACATCGTCGCCAAAAGGGCTTCGAGCAGGAAACGACCCTCAAGGAACTGATACGAGATTGCCGGAAAAGCCGCAAGCCCTACCAGCAGCAGCTTCTGCCACCAGTAAAGTTTGATCTTCGTCAGCGTGAAGAACTCCCACACCGACAGAATGACTATGACTTCAACCACACTCCAAAAGACGATCCCGCCCAGATGAAAGACATACAACAGCAGCGGAATGAAAACCGCCGCTACAATCAGGCGTTGGATCAGATTCTTGGAAATCATAGTTTGCCGAATCTCCGTTCGCGTTTTTGATATTCCAGCACAATCTCGACAAACTCGCGTTCGGTGAAATCAGGCCACAGTGTCTCGGTGATGAACAGCTCGGTATACGATGTCTGCCACAGCAGGAAATTCGATAAACGCATTTCTCCCGATGTCCGAATCAACAAATCCGGATCGGGCAGGGGATGAGTGAAGAGATAACTTGAAAATAGTACGTCATTGATTTCGCTCAGCTTAACTTTGTTGGCTTTGAAATCGCGAGCGATTTTTTTGACTGCCTCGACAATCTCCATACGCCCTGAGTAATTCAACGCGAGATTAAGCACCAGCCCAGTATTCTTTGAAGTCTTTTCAATCGCATGCAGAATCGCTCGACGACGCGCAAAGGGAATCTGATCGAGCTGGCCGGTGGCGATAAGGCGAACATTGTTGCGGTTGAGCTCGGCTAGTTCACTGCGGGCGGTGTCATTGAGCAGCTTGAACAGGAAGCCGACCTCGCTGACGGGGCGTTTCCAATTCTCGACGCTGAATGTGTAAAGGGTGAGATAACTAACGCCGATTTGGCCGGAGATTTCTACGATGCGACGGACGGCATCGACACCGGCTTTGTGGCCGGAAGAGCGGTCAAGTCCCCGTTTGGCAGCCCAGCGGCCGTTGCCATCCATGATGATGGCAACGTGCACCGGCAATTTAGTGGGAGAGATTTTCTCCTTAAGAGCGGCAATATCGGCTGCAATGCGCGCGCTCAGACAGCCATTACCTCGGCTTCTTTCGTGGTCGTCAGCTTATCGATTTGCTCGATATACTTGTCCGTCATTTTTTGAACGTCGATTTCGGCGTTGTCTTTTTCGTCCTCGGAGATCTTGTGATCCTTGAGGAGTCGCTTGACGTGATCAAGTGCATCGCGACGGACATTGCGGATGGCGACTTTGTCTTCCTCGGCCATCTTCTTGACCAGTTTGACGAGTTCCTTGCGGCGCTCTTCATTGAGAGCCGGTACCGGGACGCGCACGACCTGGCCGTCGGAAAGCGGATTAAAACCGAGATTTGATTTCTGGATCGCTTTCATAATTTCGCCGATCAGTTGTTTTTCCCAGGGCTGGATTACTATCAATTGCGCCTCGGGTGTAGTCACCGAACTGACATTTTTCAGCGGTGTCGGCGTGCCATAGTAGTCGACCATAATTTCGTCGAGCATATGGATATTAGCTTTGCCGGAACGTACAGTGGAGAAGTGGTGCTGCAGTGTGGCGACCGACTTCTTCATTCTATCTTCAGCATCAGTAAGAAGCTCTTTGACTGTCGTCATACGTTTTCCTCCGAACGGATCGTTACCAACGTACCTATTTTTTCACCAGTGACTACCTTATAAAGATTACCGGCATCGGTCAACTTAAAAACGACCAATGGCAGTTTGTTCTCGCGGCAGAGCGTAAACGCTGTTCCATCCATCACTTTGAGGTCAAGGCGCAGCGCCTCGTCGTAGGTGAGATGATCAAAACGCTTTGCGGTCGGGACCTTCATTGGATCGGCATCGTAAATCCCATCCACCTTGGTGGCTTTCATTACGACATCGACTTCCGTCTCGATGCCGCGCAAAACTGCGGCGGTATCGGTCGTGAAGTAGGGGTTGCCGGTACCTGCGGCCATAATAACGACGCGGCCCTTCTCCATGTGGCGAATGGCACGGCGACGAATAAACGGCTCGGCGACGGCTTCGATACGAAGCGCGCTCAGCACACGCGTGAACATGCCGTAATTTTCCAGCGATGATTGAAGCGCCATCGCGTTGATCACCGTCGACAACATTCCCATGTAATCGCCGGTAGCGCGGCCAATGCCGAGCAGGGTACCGGTGGCGCCGCGATGGAAATTACCGCCGCCGACAACGATGCCGACTTCGACACCGAGCTCCCTGATTGATTTGACTTCGTTAGCTACATATTCGAGTTGACGCGGATCGATTCCGAAGCCTTGCTCTCCGGCGAGTTGTTCACCGGAGAGTTTCAGCAGGATTCGTTTATAGGCTGGAGTAGCCGTCATTTATTCTCCGAGGCGATAGCGCGCAAAGCGCCGGACCACGATATTTTCACCGATCTTGGCGATGGTGTTTTTGATCAAGTCCTGGATAGTGACTTCCGGGTCGCGCACATAGGCTTGTTCCATAAGTGCAACTTCCGAATACCACTTCTCCATGCGGCCTTCAACGATCTTATCGACGATCTTTTCCGGCTTGCCTTCATTCAGCGTCTGATGACGGTAAATGTCGCGCTCCTTGGCCATCTGCTCTTCGGAGAGCTCTTCGCGACGGACAACCACCGGATTAGCGGCTGCGACGTGCATCGCCAAGTGCTTCACGAGGTCCTTGAAATCATCGGTACGCGCCACGAAGTCGGTTTCGCATTGCACTTCAATCATCACGGCCAGTTTATCGCCGGGGTGAACGTAGGTGCCGATCAGGCCTTCTCTGGTGTCGCGGCTGGATTTCGAGGCCGCTTTGGCAATTCCGCGTTCGCGCAATATCGTGATGGCTTTATCCATGTCGCCGTCGGCTTCCGTGAGCGCTTTCTTGCACTCCATCATGCCGGCGCCGGAGCGCTCGCGCAATTCTTTGACTAAATCTGCTGTTATAGCCATGATAGATTACCTCTCTTGAGCTTCGCTTGTGCCTTCGTCGAACTTCTCTGAAGTTCCGGCAGCGGCTTGTTCAGCAGGCTGCTGGATCAACATCGCCTTCGCTTCGAGGGCGGAGTCGACGACTTGTCTGGTGATGATACGGATCGATTTGATTGCGTCGTCATTGGCAGCGATCGGGAAGTCAATCGGATCCGGATCGGAGTTGGTGTCGATAATGCCGATAATCGGAATACCGAGCTTCTTGGCTTCGGCAACCGCGATCTTTTCTTTCTTGCAGTCAACGATGAACATCAAACCGGGGAGGCGGTTCATTTCGCGAATGCCGCCGAGCACCTTGTCGAGTTTCTCCTTCTCTTTGTTGAGACCGGAGACTTCCTTCTTGGTGATTTTCTCGAATGTGCCGTCTTCCTGCATCTTTTCGATGTCTTTGAGACGCTTGATGTTCTTCTTAATCGTCTGGAAATTGGTCATCATGCCGCCCAACCAGCGGTCGGTGACATAGAACTGCCCGGCGCGAACTGCTTCGGCCTTGATCACGTCCTGCGCCTGCTTCTTGGTGCCGACGAAAAGGATGTACTGATTCTTGGCAGTAACTTCCTGAGCCTTGCGGCAGGCGATTTTCAGTGAGTTAAGAGTTTTGTTGAGATCGATGATGTAGACGCCATTCTTGGCGGTGAAGATGAATTTCTTCATCTTGGGGTTCCAGCGGCGGGTCTGGTGACCAAAATGCACGCCGGCTTCGAGAAGATCACGTACTGTGACTTCAGTGGCCATTAATAACTCCAGATGTTTGGTTTAACCTCCACCCGGATCATCTTCGGTCAACGGGACGATGCTTACGCAACGACCTCCCGTCCAAATCCCCGGATGTGTGAACTAATATCTTTGAAGCCGTCAGGCCATTACAGCCTGACGACACAAAGTTCGAAAGTAACGTCCTGATTAACGCTTGGAGAACTGGAAGCGCTTGCGGGCCTTGGGCTGGCCATACTTTTTGCGCTCGACCATTCGCGGATCGCGCGTCAACATACCGGCCAGTTTGAGCGGTTTGCGCAAATCCGGATTAAACGCCGACAACGCGCGCGCCAAGGCATGACGAATCGCACCTGCTTGACCGGACAATCCGCCGCCCGAAGCAGCAACGATCACGTCGAAGCGGCCGCTCATGTTGGTAATCTTCATTGGCTCGGAAGCGTGCGATCCCAACGATTCGCGCGTCAAATAGCCAACAAGATCCTTGCCGTTGACGATCCACTTTCCGTTGCCGGGAGCGAGCCAAAGACTGGCGGTGGCGTTTTTACGTCTGCCGGTGGCGTGAATTTTTTCCTGTGACATCAACAACCTTTCAGGTCAGAAACTATTTCAATTCCAGGGCATCAGGCATCTGGGCAGCATGCGGATGCGCCGCGCCGCGATAGACCTTGAGCTTCTTAATCATTTTGCGACCAAGCGGACCTTTGGGAAGCATTCCCCATACGGCGCCGCGGATGATCCGTTCCGGATTGGCGTGGATCGCCTTGCCGAATGTTGTCTGGCGATGGCCACCCGGATAGAGGGTGTTCCAATGCCAAGTCTTCTCCAACTCCTTCTTGGGAGTTGAAAGCCGAACCTTATCGGCGTTAATTACGACCACGAAATCGCCGCAGTCGAGGAACGGCGTGTAGCTCGGCTTGGTCTTGCCCATAAGGATACGGGCGATTTGAGCCGCCTGCCGTCCGAGAATTTTTCCGTTGACGTCGACGACATGCCATTTGCGGTCAATCGCGTCAACTTTGGGGATATACGTCTTCACTAACAACTCCTCAAAATTCGTCACAATACAAGACCCGCAAAATACGAAACGGGAACCGTTTGTCAAGGGGTGCGTGACATTTTTTTACGCTATTGGGAGACAATTGGTTGGGGAAGAGATTCAGGACCCTCAAGCTCGGATTAGGTCGAAATCACGAATTCCGATTAATCAGAAACAGCCCGAGGACTCCCAAAAAGGGTCTTAGCCTACGAACCCAAACAAAAAAAGCGCCCGTCGTGTTCGGCGGGCGCGATTTTGATCTTGAATCGTATTCGACTACGGGCAATTTGCGCAAGGAGCCGGACCGGCCGCAAAGATGTAGTTCACCATATAAACGACATCGGAAATGTCCACCGAAGATGTGCAGTTCACGTCCGCCGATTCTACTGGATCTGGCGCCGTTCCAGAGGCAAAAATGTAGTTAACCAGAAAAACGACGTCGGCAATATCAAATTGGCCGCTCGAGTTGACATCGCCGCAAAGATAGTCGCTTCCAAAATTCTGCCAGAAACCGGCATTAAGAGCAAAATTCGGCGATGTAGACTCGCCTGCAATCGCTTGCCCAATGGTTCCGTTGAGAATGAAGCTCGCCGAACTCATCGGTCCGCCGCCTGAAGCGATAACATCCCAATTAATCTCCTCACCGGCGCGCGGAGCATTTGGTGACTGAGCGTCCGGATTGCTTTCAGGATTGATGATTCCCGCAGAGGCCGCAGCCTCGGCGGCAACTGTGGAATTCGGATTGGTCGGCTTTACGGGAACCGTGGTCGTAGCCGCTGGGGAAGCTTTCTTGGTTGTGGCTTTGGCCGGAGTCTTGGCGGCAAATGCGCCCGTCGCAAGCACCAAGATACAAGCAACAGCCAATAATTTAATGTACATCAATTTCATATCATTGCCTCGCTGGATTATCGATAAATATAGTACTCAATCGAAAAATCGCAAGCACTAATTGTGCTGATTACTCCTCTGGATGATCCGTATTTGCTGTCCTCGAAGTCTTTGGTGCAGACTTCGCCAATTCTTCCGAAATGAGGAAGTCTACTCCGCGCTCAACAGGATGTCCAAACGATTCCGGATGCAAGTATCTCCCGCGCTGTTCTGCGGGTTTGAGCGATTCATTAATCAAGCGGTGCGACTTTGCGAAGTTGTCGCTGCGCTCTCCGGTAATCTCCCAGGAAACCTTGATATTCGGCTTGTCTGTCTTGATGCTAAACTGGTTGCCTGTGACTTCATTGCCGATGATTGCCTGGGCAAACTCGCCGATGACGGTCAGCTGATAGCTGAAATTGGCCGCAATTGCCGCAAAATATGCAGGTAGGGTAACAACTGCCGCGCCGGAAGCATCAGTCGTCACGTTGCCGGAAGTCTTGACAAGCATTTCCGGCGAGTCGATGCCGGACAGCAATAGATTCTGGTTTTCCGGGTCGAGAGGATGGTCGATCTTGGTGATTTTCGCCGGCATATAAACTGTACCGCCGACATTAACATCGCCGGTGAAGAAGCCGGACCAATCCGTGCCGTTGCTATAAGCATGACCATAAATCGCATAGCCGGTACCGTCGTTGTTGCCGACTGTGCCGGAAAGTCCGTATGCGTTACCACCGTTTGCAACGACCAGAGTGTTCACTCCAATCGATGACGAACTTGCCGTATTGTCGTGAACATAAGAGTAGAAACCGGTCCCGGTCTGATTGCCGGTTACCTCGGCATAAACTCCGTATCCACTTGTGGCATCCGTAGCCAATGCGCGCAGACCATAAGCAGCAGCTCCGTAAGTTGCTTGAGCATCAAGTCCAGTGCTGATACCGCCCGAATTGGTGGCCGTCCTTCCCCGGCCGATCACTCTGGCACCGTGTCGCTCGGCACCATCCGAGATTCCGAGTCCATAAAGGCCAATAACATTGCCGGAATTGGCTGCGCCTGCTGTTGCACCAGAAGCCCGTCCGTACACCGCATATACAGTGCCCGTTGAAAGATTGTCCAGATCGTTGAAGATTCCATATCTCGTTGACGTCGTAGAGACTTGTCGATCGAGAATTAATAGGTATGTTGACGACGGGCTCAATGAAGAAGAACCAATCCTTACCCCATTATTGTCAATGCGCATCGTGCTGTCGCCAAAATAAACCGACCCGTCGAAAGTTTTCTGTGCGGTCACGATTTGCGCTGTAGTCAGATTCATCGCTGTGCCGGCAATCTTGGTGGTCGCGATGGCAGCCGAGCCAGAGATATCCTCATTCAAGATCGTGCCATTGAGAATATTCTTGGAGGCAACACCGGCAGTGTCGAGATAGAGGTTCACGGTACCGGAGCTTCCACCTCCGGCAAGCCCCTCACCAGCTGTCACGCCGGTGATATCACCAGTGCCGACATTGTCCGTGCCATCGGCAAATCCGGCTGGAACCCCGGTTAAGTTCGCCCAATTCAGATAGAACGAAGGCGCTTGCCCATTCAGGCTGTCGGCATCAGCAGATTCATCAGCGCGAAGTGCAAACGCACTGGTAGCTATCTGGCGCCGTGGTGTCAACTCGGCAGCGCCATCAATAGAGATTCCAAGATAACGAACTGGCCCAGTGAAGTGGCTGGCAGTTAAGGGCGAAATTGTACCTAATAAAAGCGAGTACAATCCGTCAGTCACGACGACATCAGCGTGGATTTCATTCCATAAGGGCGCGCCGCCGCCGGCAATATCGTACAGGCTGAATGTCAAGTCGTACGTACCGTTCAAGGCAATGCCTTCGGATGAAGTTATGTAACCCTGATGACTGATAATTTGAGGCGAATTGGCGGTTGCAGATGC
This window contains:
- a CDS encoding Fic family protein yields the protein MNKVIIGETKKQVSGYSAFIPNDFPPTSKWDFSQSLLLKHSTAQRLVGKLDGVTQQLPDVDFFLSMYIRKDAASSSQIEGTQATMINVIEAEAKTTASYPADVDDIQHYIKALNYGLKRLEKLPLSLRFIRELHRELLAGARATQFSDPGEFRRTQNWIGGTSPANAHFVPPPPDAMYKALVDFEKFIHNRGELLTLLKVGIAHAQFETIHPFLDGNGRTGRLLITIMLWIEGLLEKPVLFLSSYFKKHRSVYYDRLNGYREGEVEAWLDFVLDGVIEIAGQAIETARHISEIRQEDMAKIGTLGKTSAESGVLVLRRLYSLPIVNVNTIMEWTNFSTRRGAQKVIDRLIELEILEQKDKSVTYGRSFIYRRYVDAFMDE
- the rplM gene encoding 50S ribosomal protein L13, with product MKTYIPKVDAIDRKWHVVDVNGKILGRQAAQIARILMGKTKPSYTPFLDCGDFVVVINADKVRLSTPKKELEKTWHWNTLYPGGHRQTTFGKAIHANPERIIRGAVWGMLPKGPLGRKMIKKLKVYRGAAHPHAAQMPDALELK
- the rpsB gene encoding 30S ribosomal protein S2 — translated: MATEVTVRDLLEAGVHFGHQTRRWNPKMKKFIFTAKNGVYIIDLNKTLNSLKIACRKAQEVTAKNQYILFVGTKKQAQDVIKAEAVRAGQFYVTDRWLGGMMTNFQTIKKNIKRLKDIEKMQEDGTFEKITKKEVSGLNKEKEKLDKVLGGIREMNRLPGLMFIVDCKKEKIAVAEAKKLGIPIIGIIDTNSDPDPIDFPIAANDDAIKSIRIITRQVVDSALEAKAMLIQQPAEQAAAGTSEKFDEGTSEAQER
- the tsf gene encoding translation elongation factor Ts, with the translated sequence MAITADLVKELRERSGAGMMECKKALTEADGDMDKAITILRERGIAKAASKSSRDTREGLIGTYVHPGDKLAVMIEVQCETDFVARTDDFKDLVKHLAMHVAAANPVVVRREELSEEQMAKERDIYRHQTLNEGKPEKIVDKIVEGRMEKWYSEVALMEQAYVRDPEVTIQDLIKNTIAKIGENIVVRRFARYRLGE
- a CDS encoding phosphatidate cytidylyltransferase, with the protein product MISKNLIQRLIVAAVFIPLLLYVFHLGGIVFWSVVEVIVILSVWEFFTLTKIKLYWWQKLLLVGLAAFPAISYQFLEGRFLLEALLATMFVTTLPYTFTRSLGDVSRSISMGFFGVTYLSLGLGCLILLRNGNVVAPELAAGWVTFLFAAIWIIDTAAYYVGVKRGRNKLSPAISPNKTVQGFFGGFLGAVLAAGIFSVILLKEVGFVGLILPAMVIAFFGQLGDLVESVFKREMGVKDSSNLIPGHGGILDRFDSLVFAAPALYLYLLYCQ
- a CDS encoding isoprenyl transferase, whose protein sequence is MSARIAADIAALKEKISPTKLPVHVAIIMDGNGRWAAKRGLDRSSGHKAGVDAVRRIVEISGQIGVSYLTLYTFSVENWKRPVSEVGFLFKLLNDTARSELAELNRNNVRLIATGQLDQIPFARRRAILHAIEKTSKNTGLVLNLALNYSGRMEIVEAVKKIARDFKANKVKLSEINDVLFSSYLFTHPLPDPDLLIRTSGEMRLSNFLLWQTSYTELFITETLWPDFTEREFVEIVLEYQKRERRFGKL
- a CDS encoding UMP kinase, encoding MTATPAYKRILLKLSGEQLAGEQGFGIDPRQLEYVANEVKSIRELGVEVGIVVGGGNFHRGATGTLLGIGRATGDYMGMLSTVINAMALQSSLENYGMFTRVLSALRIEAVAEPFIRRRAIRHMEKGRVVIMAAGTGNPYFTTDTAAVLRGIETEVDVVMKATKVDGIYDADPMKVPTAKRFDHLTYDEALRLDLKVMDGTAFTLCRENKLPLVVFKLTDAGNLYKVVTGEKIGTLVTIRSEENV
- the rpsI gene encoding 30S ribosomal protein S9, with protein sequence MSQEKIHATGRRKNATASLWLAPGNGKWIVNGKDLVGYLTRESLGSHASEPMKITNMSGRFDVIVAASGGGLSGQAGAIRHALARALSAFNPDLRKPLKLAGMLTRDPRMVERKKYGQPKARKRFQFSKR
- the frr gene encoding ribosome recycling factor, whose translation is MTTVKELLTDAEDRMKKSVATLQHHFSTVRSGKANIHMLDEIMVDYYGTPTPLKNVSSVTTPEAQLIVIQPWEKQLIGEIMKAIQKSNLGFNPLSDGQVVRVPVPALNEERRKELVKLVKKMAEEDKVAIRNVRRDALDHVKRLLKDHKISEDEKDNAEIDVQKMTDKYIEQIDKLTTTKEAEVMAV
- a CDS encoding dockerin type I repeat-containing protein, producing the protein MYIKLLAVACILVLATGAFAAKTPAKATTKKASPAATTTVPVKPTNPNSTVAAEAAASAGIINPESNPDAQSPNAPRAGEEINWDVIASGGGPMSSASFILNGTIGQAIAGESTSPNFALNAGFWQNFGSDYLCGDVNSSGQFDIADVVFLVNYIFASGTAPDPVESADVNCTSSVDISDVVYMVNYIFAAGPAPCANCP